A stretch of Zymoseptoria tritici IPO323 chromosome 1, whole genome shotgun sequence DNA encodes these proteins:
- the SSN3 gene encoding serine/threonine protein kinase, CMGC family, CDC2/CDK subfamily — protein MSGTPYAPQRHINDNYDIVGFISSGTYGRVYKAIHKRAVSNPPAKHPDGRNIEAFAIKKFKPDKEGEVQYTGISQSAIREMALCTELSHPALIHLVEIILESKCIFMVFEYAEHDLLQIIHHHSLLPRTPIPASTLRSCMYQIFSGLLYLHRNWVVHRDLKPANIMVTSSGAIKIGDLGLARLFYKPLHALFSGDKVVVTIWYRAPELLLGSRHYTPAIDLWAVGCIFAELLSLRPIFKGEEAKQDSKKAVPFQRNQMGKIGEILGLPKKSEWPLLSAMPEFPNLQTVAMHAPNVNRPLGLTKWYRSTVQNNNYGGGGPPDESALDLLRKLLEYDPLKRLTAEQALKHPYFVGGGAESAGGKASTPSWNCFEGLETKYPARKVSTEAHEIATGGGTMSGQKRSVVNDDLGRPGKKAREI, from the coding sequence ATGAGCGGCACTCCCTACGCTCCCCAACGGCACATCAACGACAACTATGACATTGTGGGTTTCATCAGCAGTGGCACCTATGGTCGCGTCTACAAAGCCATCCACAAACGAGCTGTTTCCAATCCACCCGCCAAACACCCCGATGGCCGCAACATCGAAGCCTTCGCCATCAAGAAGTTCAAACCGGACAAAGAAGGCGAAGTCCAATACACCGGCATCTCCCAATCTGCCATCCGAGAAATGGCCCTCTGCACCGAATTGAGCCACCCGGCCCTCATCCATCTCGTGGAGATCATCCTCGAGTCAAAATGCATCTTCATGGTCTTCGAGTACGCCGAGCATGACCTCCTCCAAATCATTCACCACCactcccttcttcctcgcacCCCGATTCCGGCCTCCACCCTCCGCTCCTGCATGTACCAGATCTTCTCCGGTCTGCTCTACCTCCACCGCAATTGGGTCGTACACCGCGACCTCAAACCCGCCAACATCATGGTCACTTCCTCCGGCGCTATCAAAATCGGCGACCTCGGCCTCGCCCGCTTGTTCTACAAACCACTCCACGCCCTCTTCTCCGGCGATAAAGTCGTGGTAACAATCTGGTATCGTGCGCCGGAGCTCTTGCTGGGAAGCCGGCACTACACTCCTGCCATCGACCTGTGGGCGGTGGGGTGCATCTTCGCCGAACTTCTCTCCCTCCGACCGATTTTCAAAGGTGAGGAAGCCAAGCAAGACTCGAAAAAGGCCGTTCCGTTTCAACGCAATCAGATGGGGAAGATAGGGGAGATCCTCGGCTTGCCCAAGAAGTCTGAATGGCCGTTACTATCCGCCATGCCGGAATTCCCCAACTTGCAAACGGTGGCGATGCACGCTCCGAATGTGAATCGTCCACTCGGACTGACGAAGTGGTACCGCAGCACGGTGCAGAACAACAACTACGGCGGTGGAGGTCCACCCGACGAGAGTGCTTTAGATCTCCTGCGAAAACTCCTCGAGTATGACCCGCTGAAGCGATTGACGGCGGAGCAGGCGTTGAAACATCCGTACTTTGTCGGGGGAGGAGCAGAGAGTGCTGGAGGGAAAGCGTCGACGCCGAGTTGGAACTGTTTCGAGGGTCTGGAGACGAAGTATCCCGCGCGGAAAGTGAGTACAGAGGCGCATGAGATTGCGACGGGAGGAGGGACCATGTCGGGACAGAAGAGGAGTGTTGTCAATGATGATTTGGGGAGGCCggggaagaaggcgagggagaTTTGA
- the GEL1 gene encoding beta-glucanosyltransferase: MKGSIAILAATAAMANAAAAPAPVAANKASSSSSGSLQAVEVRGNAFFAGDNRFYIRGVDYQPGGSSKAADPIADVDGCKRDIEEFKKLGINTVRVYTVDNTANHDECMSALADAGIYLALDVNTPKYSINRADPAASYNPTYLQSIFATIDAFANYDNTLLFFSGNEVINADNNTNCAPYIKAVTRDMRQYIGSRGYRKVPVGYSAADVESNGFEMAQYMNCGTDDQRSDFYAFNDYSWCSPSSFEKSGWDQKVKKYGDYSIPLFLSEFGCITNTRDFGEVASLYSDDMTSVYSGGLVYEYSEEGHGFGLVKISGGQVTEKDDFDALSKALSGTKAPQGDGGYKSSGQASECPSTSDTWEVIDFTGTDLPAMPDGAEKYMSQGAGAGPGLKGDGSQNAGGESTGTATAGSGTVTATGKAKPSGSKGAASSVHMGEMSYAPFVMTGLVAMFSLFGAALL, from the exons ATGAAGGGCTCAATCGCTATCCTCGCGGCTACGGCTGCCATGGCCaacgctgctgctgctcccgCTCCGGTTGCTGCTAACAAGGCATCGAGCTCCAGCTCCGGATCGCTTCAAGCGGTCGAGGTCAGAGGCAATG CATTCTTTGCGGGCGACAACCGCTTCTACATCCGTGGTGTCGACTACCAACCCGGCGGCTCCTCCAAGGCCGCAGACCCCATCGCCGACGTCGATGGCTGCAAGCGCGACATCGAGGAGTTCAAGAAGCTGGGAATCAACACGGTCCGTGTGTACACTGTCGACAACACCGCAAACCACGACGAGTGCATGTCCGCTCTGGCAGATGCTGGCATCTACCTTGCGCTCGATGTCAACACTCCCAAGTACTCGATCAACCGTGCCGACCCAGCGGCGTCCTACAACCCCACCTACCTGCAGAGCATCTTCGCGACCATCGATGCGTTTGCGAACTACGACAACacccttctcttcttctccggtAACGAGGTCATCAACgccgacaacaacaccaactGTGCGCCCTACATCAAGGCCGTCACTCGTGACATGAGGCAATACATTGGGAGCCGTGGATACCGCAAGGTTCCTGTTGGTTACTCCGCTGCGGACGTCGAGAGCAACGGTTTCGAGATGGCACAGTACATGAACTGCGGAACCGACGACCAGCGCAGTGACTTTTACGCTTTCAACGACTACTCCTGGTGCAGCCCATCGTCTTTCGAGAAGTCTGGCTGGGACCAAAAGGTCAAGAAATACGGCGACTACAGCATTCCTCTTTT CCTCTCCGAATTCGGTTGCATCACCAACACGCGTGACTTTGGCGAAGTCGCATCTCTCTACAGCGACGATATGACTTCGGTCTACTCCGGCGGTCTCGTCTACGAGTACTCTGAAGAAGGCCACGGCTTTGGTCTCGTTAAGATTAGCGGCGGCCAAGTCACCGAAAAGGACGATTTCGACGCCCTCAGCAAAGCTCTGTCGGGCACCAAGGCTCCTCAGGGCGACGGCGGATACAAGTCGAGCGGCCAGGCCAGCGAGTGCCCATCCACCAGCGACACTTGGGAGGTCATCGACTTCACTGGCACCGATCTCCCAGCCATGCCCGATGGCGCGGAGAAGTACATGAGCCAAGGCGCCGGCGCCGGTCCCGGTCTCAAGGGTGATGGATCTCAGAACGCTGGAGGCGAGTCTACTGGAACCGCCACTGCTGGTAGCGGAACCGTCACTGCGACTGGCAAGGCCAAGCCGTCGGGATCCAAGGGCGCCGCCTCGTCTGTGCACATGGGCGAGATGTCGTACGCTCCATTCGTCATGACCGGACTGGTGGCCATGTTCTCGCTGTTCGGCGCGGCACTTTTGTAG